The Motacilla alba alba isolate MOTALB_02 chromosome 14, Motacilla_alba_V1.0_pri, whole genome shotgun sequence genome includes a region encoding these proteins:
- the LOC119707219 gene encoding mesothelin-like, which yields MPPVLPGLRFLLLLLGCQGAAAAAGTRLCSSSPVNESAVCASVQSASREQLLEVARGRRSPCSLSFAQLACAQAAWLQDLPDDFLASLYSCLASKPTTAVDPEYSILFFSKYDARKLLASLAVFSQQLSQEPLSPERSLLFLDGLWQRMLRVPGMERHARLPGCLRPSAASCPRLRLLVAALDGIYSQLSVQEQRNIYSGIKNFLSQPGPSQGCHSQAVPGLNSTAWFRNFLGSFLEHATVEDLQLFGDEATLQKFARDPVNMEMVGNLTLLRETALYYTQLLTSAPALPLSSLPDRLICYLSPAAVGNLSGEEALGVAQRLGRSCPWSRGMPGAPLAPQELQVASSLLSRLQDFSPAVLGALGRAALGLSVSSIQRSIPGQHLRAALPALGSVRGWRAEQAGAVLAKLLRSGWQILDGQSLAELGTLVGGLNSSTLQSLSPEVVLEAIQLPGFAQHVDTLPSALKRTLVEKVSSRVGHPSELVRLIPSALASSIPKSLLVFGEEKPNVQDLNNKPWTREQAAMFFSDVLKAEPDFSRLSQSVLQGFTCAAASAVGAERFQELARVMRKKKVRLGQDQLSCLLKMVTLHGVPKDWDSYPRELLLFLSPSDYAGNCSQFFINVGKANKDVLPREAPQRQQLLLEALECLRIPGTQINRENAEVLGWLVCDLAGEYIRSSGGTLLKGLSQCGSFLPEQEEAIRDVLSSGNTTFGPPAAWSAFTLSELSGLIPVLDPSILQQIPKKALTTWLRNFAWDSSLSREELATIVGELLPRRHKRADAGCPAGLEITETVLDDDLMPTDYNPPEVLRACLQNMSLENQLSLQNHLSQILNYPFSIPQLAVLKEYLAERYPDGYPENVLSSLGPLLPLLSPEEVSRWRMSSADTLAAFLKAEPQPSDSLASAAIQRYLELGNALNATALDAIGTKYVCLLNATQLKAIDPPSLRLVSLDPSACSQETKNLLYQKAKEAFSDQHHLPAYYELILPYLGGAPAADLKALSKDDVNMNVSTFVTLRRDSLMLLTPGEVQGLLGVQLPELARWQSRAPVRDWLALQKQSELDELHVGLTGGTQEGYINLVTPKFPAMSSAPLGSVAMAFHLLPALLLSFLTVSILS from the exons ATGcctcctgtgctcccagggctgcgattcctgctgctgctgctg GggtgccagggagctgctgctgctgccgggaCGCGGCTG TGCTCCAGCTCCCCTGTCAATG AGTCTGCCGTGTGTGCCTCGGTGCAGAG tgccagccgggagcagctcctggaggtggcCCGAGGCCGGAGGTCGCCGTGCAGCCTGAGCTTTGCCCAGCTGgcctgtgcccag gcagCTTGGCTCCAGGACCTTCCGGATGATTTCCTCGCCTCCTTGTATTCCTGCCTGGCCTCTAAACCCACCACAGCTGTGGATCCAGAATATTCCATCCTGTTCTTTTCCAAATACGATGCCAGGAAGCTTCTGGCCTCCCTGGCCGTGTTCAGCCAGCAG ctctcccaggagcCCCTTTCCCCGGAGCGGAGCCTGCTTTTCCTCGACGGGCTGTGGCAGAGGATGCTGCGGGTGCCCGGCATGGAGAGGCATGCCCGGCTGCCCGGCTGCCTGCGCCCCAGCGCCGCGTCCTGCCCGCGCCTCCGGCTGCT ggtggctgccctggatgggATCTATTCCCAGCtgtctgtgcaggagcagaggaataTCTACTCTGGGATCAAGAATTTCCTCAGCCAGCCTG gacccagccagggctgccacagccaggccGTTCCCGGCCTCAATTCCACGGCCTGGTTCCGGAATTTCCTGGGATCCTTTCTGGAGCACGCCACCGTGGAGGACCTGCAGCTTTTTGGGGATGAAGCCACA CTTCAAAAATTCGCCAGGGACCCGGTGAATATGGAGATGGTTGGGAACCTCACCTTGCTCAGGGAGACTGCCCTGTACTACACCCAGCTCCTgacctctgctcctgccttgccACTGTCCAG cctcccgGACAGGCTGATTTGTTACCTGAGCCCCGCGGCAGTGGGAAACCTGAGCGGGGAGGAGGCTTTGGGTGTGGcccagaggctgggcaggagctgcccctggagcagggggatgccCGGAGCCCCCCTGGCACcgcaggagctgcag GTGGCTTCCTCGCTGCTGAGCCGCCTGCAGGATTTCTCCCCGGCcgtgctgggagccctgggccgggctgccctggggctctcGGTGTCCAGCATCCAGCGCAGCATCCCCGGGCAGCACCTGCGGGCGGCTCTGCCCGCCCTGGGCAGCGTGCGGGgctggagggcagagcaggccggggctgtgctggccaagCTGCTCCGCTCGGGCTGGCAG ATCCTGGATGGacagagcctggcagagctgggcacttTGGTGGGTGGCCTCAACAGCAGCACGCTGCAGAGCTTGTCCCCAGAAGTTGTCCTGGAGGCCATCCAGCTGCCAGGCTTTGCCCAGCACGTGGACactctgccctctgctctgaAAAGGACCCTGGTGGAAAAG gtTTCCTCCAGGGTTGGCCACCCCTCTGAGCTGGTTAGGctcattcccagtgctctggccagctccatcccaaaatccctgctggtTTTTGGGGAAGAGAAGCCAAACGTGCAGGATCTCAACAACAAACCCTGGACCAGAGAGCAG gctgccatGTTCTTCAGTGACGTGCTGAAGGCAGAGCCTGACTTCAGCAG GCTCTCCCAGTCTGTGCTCCAGGGCTTCACCTGTGCGGCTGCCAGCGCTGTGGGGGCAGAGAGGTTCCAGGAGCTGGCCAGAGTcatgaggaagaagaaggtCAGGCTGGGCCAGGACCAG ctgagctgcttgCTGAAGATGGTGACGCTGCACGGGGTCCCCAAGGACTGGGACAGTTATCcccgagagctgctgctgtttttgaG CCCCTCGGACTATGCAGGGAACTGCAGCCAGTTCTTCATCAACGTTGGGAAGGCAAACAAGGATGTTCTGCCCAGAGAGGcccctcagaggcagcagctgctcctggaggctCTGGAGTGTCTG AGAATTCCTGGCACACAAATAAACAGGGAGAACGCtgaggtgctgggctggctggtgtGTGACCTGGCTGGGGAGTACATCAGGAGTTCTGGGGGCACGTTGCTGAAGGGTTTGAGCCAGTGTGGATCCTTCCTGCCTGAGCAAGAAGAGGCCATCAGGGACGTCCTCAGCAGTGGCAACACCACCTTTGG GCCCCCTGCAGCGTGGTCAGCCTTCACCCTGAGCGAGCTGAGCGGGCTGATCCCCGTGCTGGAccccagcatcctgcagcagatCCCCAAg aaagCTTTGACCACCTGGCTGAGGAACTTTGCCTGGGATTCCTCCCTGTCCAGGGAGGAGCTGGCCACCATCGtcggggagctgctgccccgcCGGCACAAGCGAGCGGACG CAGGttgcccagctgggctggagatAACAGAGACAGTTCTGGATGATGACCTGATGCCTACCGACTACAACCCCCCGGAGGTCCTGCGTGCCTGCCTCCAGAACATGTCCCTGGAAAATCAACTCTCCCTGCAAAATCACTTGTCCCAGATCCTCAACTACCCCTTCAGCATCccccagctggctgtgctgaaggAATACCTGGCCGAG AGGTATCCCGATGGTTATCCCGAGAAtgtgctctccagcctgggccctctcctgcccctgctcagcccgGAGGAGGTTTCCCGCTGGAGGATGAGCTCAGCTGACACGCTGGCCGCCTTCCTGAaagctgagccccagccctcGGACTCCCTG GCCTCAGCAGCAATTCAGCGCTACCTGGAGCTGGGCAATGCCCTGAACGCCACGGCCCTGGATGCCATTGGCACCAAGTACGTGTGCCTGCTGAATGCCACCCAGCTGAAGGCCATCGACCCCCCCAGCCTCAG ACTGGTATCTCTGGATCCTTCAGCCTGTTCCCAGGAGACGAAGAACCTCTTGTACCAGAAAGCCAAAGAAGCTTTCTCTGACCAGCACCATTTGCCTGCTTACTATGAGCTGATTTTACCTTACCTGG GGGGGGCTCCTGCTGCGGATCTGAAGGCTCTCAGCAAGGACGACGTCAACATGAACGTGAGCACCTTTGTGACCTTGAGAAGAGACTCTCTGATG ctgctgacCCCCGGCGaggtgcaggggctgctgggggtgcagcTGCCCGAGCTGGCCCGCTGGCAGAGCCGGGCGCCGGTGCGGGACTGGCTGGCACTGCAGAAACAGTCGGAGCTGGACGAGCTGCACGTCGGCCTCACGGGGGGCACGCAGGAGGGCTACATCAACCTAGTcacccccaaattcccag